A region of Vicinamibacteria bacterium DNA encodes the following proteins:
- a CDS encoding ABC transporter ATP-binding protein, whose translation MTKNGVTAVSVEGLTKSFSARTAVEGLSFDIGENEFVSVVGPSGCGKSTTLRIVAGLERPSSGAVRVRGRTVSGPVPDAAMVFQSPVLLPWRRTVENVVFPAEMRGRASSEHRARARELIRLAGLEGFEERYPHELSGGMQQRVSICRALLLEPFLLLMDEPFGALDVLTRERMGFELERIWSATRSTVLFVTHSINEAVLLSDRVLVLSSRPGRLRSVVPVGLPRPRSASTLSDPTFVELAAKVRGLIES comes from the coding sequence TTGACCAAAAACGGCGTGACGGCGGTGAGCGTCGAAGGGCTGACCAAATCGTTTTCGGCTCGAACGGCCGTCGAAGGGCTCTCGTTCGACATCGGGGAGAACGAGTTCGTCTCCGTCGTCGGTCCGAGCGGCTGCGGCAAGTCGACCACGCTTCGCATCGTCGCCGGTCTGGAGCGGCCGAGTTCGGGTGCGGTGCGGGTGCGAGGGCGCACGGTCAGCGGGCCCGTTCCCGACGCCGCCATGGTGTTTCAGTCGCCCGTGCTTCTTCCCTGGCGAAGGACGGTCGAGAACGTCGTCTTTCCCGCGGAGATGCGGGGCCGAGCTTCCTCCGAGCATCGCGCCCGGGCGCGCGAGCTCATCCGTCTCGCCGGTCTCGAGGGTTTCGAAGAGCGCTATCCTCACGAGCTCTCGGGAGGCATGCAGCAGCGGGTCTCGATTTGCCGTGCGCTCCTTCTCGAACCGTTCCTCTTGCTGATGGACGAACCGTTTGGCGCTCTCGACGTCCTGACGCGGGAGCGAATGGGCTTCGAGCTCGAGCGGATCTGGAGCGCAACGCGGAGCACCGTGCTCTTCGTCACCCACAGCATCAACGAGGCCGTATTGCTGTCGGATCGCGTTCTCGTGCTCTCGAGCCGGCCGGGACGATTACGCTCTGTCGTTCCGGTGGGGCTCCCGCGCCCGAGAAGCGCCTCGACTCTGAGCGATCCCACGTTCGTGGAGCTGGCGGCAAAGGTAAGGGGGCTCATCGAGTCGTGA